From Thermoleophilum album:
ATCGACTCGCCGCGCGCCAGCTGCAGCTCGTCGCCGCGCAGCACCACCGGGTGGGCGCCGAGCTCGACCGCTGCAAGCTCGAACGAGACGCGCGTGCGTGTCGAAGGTCGCTCGAAGACGAGCGCGACCGAGCGGCCGACGAGGGCGCCGTCACCGCGGCCACGCTGCCGCCGCGACCGTTTGAGCTCGCTGGCACGGGCGAGCAGCCGCGACAGCTCGCTGGCACTCAGTTCGCTGCCGGTGAGGAAGTGGCGCGGCGGCGCTTCGCCTGGTTTGTGCGTCGACATCGCCGGGATCGTATTTGGGCGCGCGCCGCGGCCGGGTTGCGACGCGCTCTGCGACCATGGGGGCTGTGAGCGAGCGCTGCGGCGGAACGATCCCCGATCATGACGGGACCGTCGCGACCACGGCAGGGACAGCCGTCGACGACGGTGGTGCGCGCCTGCCTCGTCGCGGGGAGGAGCTCGACGTCGAAGTGTCGGCGCTCGCCTACGGGGGCGCGGGTGTGGCGCGCCTCGGTCGCGGCGGCTTCGTGCTGTTCGTGCGCGGCGGCTTTCCGGGCGATCGCGTGCGCGTGCGCGTCACCCGTCGTCGCCGCTCCTACGCCGAGGCCGAGGTCGTCGAGCTGCTCGAGCCGAGCGGCGACCGTGTCGCGACCGCCGTCGACCATCCCGGCGCGCCGTGGCTTGCGCTTCGCTACGAGACCCAGCTGCACTGGAAGCAGCTGCAGGTGCGCGACGCCCTCGAACGGCTCGGCGGCTTTCGGTCGCCACCGCTCGAGCCGATCGTGCCGGCGCGTGAGCGGACGCGCTATCGCAACAAGCTCGAGTACTCGTTCGGGGTGGGCAGCGACGGGCGTGTCGTGCTCGGCTTCCACCGCCGCGGCCGTTTCGATCTCGTGACCCCTATCGAGCAAGACATCCTCGCCTCCGAGCGGGTCGACCAGGTGCGCAACGCGGTGCGCGACTGGTGTCTCGCCGTCGGGCTTTCGGCCTACGACCGACGTTCACGCGAGGGCTTGTTGCGCAATCTTGTCGTGCGCGAGGGGCGGCGGACGGGAGATCTCTCGGTGCGCCTAGTCACCGCGCCCGGTGCGCTCGACGCGGCCGCGCTGGCGGCCGCGCTGCCAGCGACGGGGGTCGTCTGGACGCGCACCGACGCGCTCGCCGAGGTGACGAGCGGGGGCGAAAGCGAACTTGTCGCTGGGCGCGAGTGGATCGAAGAGGAGCTCTGCGGCTTGCGCTTCCGGATCTCTCCCGACGCCTTCTTCCAAACCAACACCGAGATGGCGGAGGAGCTCTACCGGCTCGCGCTCGCCTACGCCGATCTCGACGGCACGGAAACGGTGCTCGATCTCTTCTGCGGGACCGGCACGATCGGACTGGTGATGGCGCTGGAGGCGCGCGCTGTGCTGGGCCTCGAACTGAATCCGCGTGCCGTCGCGGACGCGATCGCCAACGCTCGGCTGAACGCGATCGACAACGCGACCTTCTACTGCGGCGACGTGGCCGATGCGCTTCCAGAGCTTTGCGAGCGCGCTCCGACACCCCCCGCGGTGGCGGTAGTCGATCCGCCGCGGGCCGGTCTCTCCAAACGTATGCTCGAGCACCTCTTGTCCGCTCGACCCGAGCGGATCGTCTACGTCTCCTGCAACCCGACGACGCTCGCGCCGAACGCGCGCACGATCGTCGCGGCCGGCTACGAGCTCGAGCGGGTGCGTCCTGTCGACATGTTCCCGCAGACGCCG
This genomic window contains:
- the rlmD gene encoding 23S rRNA (uracil(1939)-C(5))-methyltransferase RlmD → MSERCGGTIPDHDGTVATTAGTAVDDGGARLPRRGEELDVEVSALAYGGAGVARLGRGGFVLFVRGGFPGDRVRVRVTRRRRSYAEAEVVELLEPSGDRVATAVDHPGAPWLALRYETQLHWKQLQVRDALERLGGFRSPPLEPIVPARERTRYRNKLEYSFGVGSDGRVVLGFHRRGRFDLVTPIEQDILASERVDQVRNAVRDWCLAVGLSAYDRRSREGLLRNLVVREGRRTGDLSVRLVTAPGALDAAALAAALPATGVVWTRTDALAEVTSGGESELVAGREWIEEELCGLRFRISPDAFFQTNTEMAEELYRLALAYADLDGTETVLDLFCGTGTIGLVMALEARAVLGLELNPRAVADAIANARLNAIDNATFYCGDVADALPELCERAPTPPAVAVVDPPRAGLSKRMLEHLLSARPERIVYVSCNPTTLAPNARTIVAAGYELERVRPVDMFPQTPHIECVAAFKRTVDGPSAR